The Dunckerocampus dactyliophorus isolate RoL2022-P2 chromosome 13, RoL_Ddac_1.1, whole genome shotgun sequence genome window below encodes:
- the fbxo30a gene encoding F-box only protein 30a → METLHPHCLKCINRRCMARPEAGLSCDLIGCPLVCGAVFHACKLPEHRLLCPYERLPCLNSGFGCPFSVARIKMAQHLETCPASIVCCTMEWNRWPVSYADRKSYENLSKDFDEVEQLDMALALQDQRMLLESLKVTTTVSKNSDKEADDKMATMPSETANGSVEMEEEPYGDLYRASVETSRSLVAALDILANSKDVDVLVGNLNGDRADGENGGCHADDVTAGGKNVDMRDSDSDSECELGAVGGVDCAVGTDGDEDVLTWPEEEDFVEIFFDEKEDVIEDPVEDSRPVWPEVPQNYMPVVALEPEAQPLSRPVPFLLSDNVRNNFLHQLPTELRYRCLERKLQSVEVLRGISMFTFNGRRALLSDPYLFRAKMEDKAVDTSDLEVADDPMGLHGIDLITAALLFCLGDSPGGRGISDSRFVDGYHIDFGTQTFSYPSAILATNTMVGDIASASACDHASPQLSNPSPFHTLRLDLVLECVARYQTKQRCMFTFVCGQLFRRDEFSSHFKNVHGDIHAGLNGWMEQRCPLAYYGCTYSQRRFCPSVQGFRIIHDRHLGSFGVQPGLPLKSGDKLPRSARRLGAHCDQFSSLPFEVLQHVASFLDSFSLCQLSRVSRTMRDVCASLLQMRGMVVLLWEKKRREDGSPSWQITDKVWRFSTAFGTVNEWKFANITSMADHLKTCKFNTVARREEAIPLPCMCFTRELTKEGRCLRSVLKPVA, encoded by the exons ATGGAGACGCTGCACCCCCACTGCCTTAAATGCATCAACAGGAGATGCATGGCGAGACCAGAGGCGGGCCTTTCCTGTGACCTGATTGGCTGCCCGCTGGTGTGTGGCGCCGTCTTCCATGCCTGCAAGCTCCCGGAGCACCGCCTGCTTTGCCCGTATGAGCGCCTGCCGTGCCTCAACAGCGGCTTCGGCTGCCCCTTCAGCGTGGCCAGGATCAAGATGGCACAGCACCTGGAGACGTGCCCCGCCAGCATCGTGTGCTGCACCATGGAGTGGAACCGCTGGCCCGTCAGCTATGCCGACCGCAAGTCCTACGAGAACCTGAGCAAAGACTTTGACGAGGTGGAGCAGCTGGACATGGCGCTGGCCCTGCAGGACCAGAGGATGCTCCTGGAGTCCCTCAAGGTCACCACCACCGTGTCCAAGAACAGCGACAAGGAGGCAGACGACAAGATGGCCACAATGCCGAGCGAGACGGCCAACGGGTCGgtggagatggaggaggagCCTTACGGTGACTTGTACCGGGCCTCGGTGGAGACGAGTCGAAGCTTAGTGGCGGCCTTGGACATTCTCGCTAACTCTAAGGACGTTGACGTCCTTGTGGGCAATTTGAACGGAGACAGAGCTGATGGGGAGAATGGCGGCTGTCacgctgatgatgtcacagcCGGGGGAAAGAATGTGGACATGCGAGACAGTGACTCTGATTCAGAGTGTGAGCTGGGGGCGGTGGGCGGGGTGGACTGCGCGGTGGGCACGGACGGAGATGAGGATGTCCTCACCTGGCCGGAGGAGGAGGACTTTGTGGAGATCTTCTTTGACGAGAAGGAGGATGTCATTGAAGACCCAGTGGAGGACTCCCGCCCGGTGTGGCCGGAGGTGCCTCAGAATTACATGCCTGTGGTTGCGCTGGAGCCCGAAGCCCAACCGCTGTCCCGGCCCGTGCCCTTCTTGCTGTCGGACAACGTGAGGAACAACTTTTTGCACCAGCTGCCCACCGAGCTCAGGTATCGCTGCCTGGAGCGCAAGCTGCAGAGCGTGGAGGTGCTCCGTGGCATCAGCATGTTCACCTTCAACGGCCGCCGGGCTCTGCTGTCGGACCCGTACTTGTTCAGAGCCAAGATGGAGGACAAGGCGGTGGACACGTCCGACCTGGAGGTTGCCGACGACCCCATGGGCCTGCACGGCATCGACCTCATCACCGCCGCCTTGCTCTTCTGCCTGGGCGACTCCCCGGGGGGGCGCGGCATCTCCGACAGCAGGTTTGTGGATGGGTACCACATCGACTTTGGCACGCAGACCTTCTCCTACCCCTCGGCCATCCTGGCCACCAACACTATGGTGGGGGACATCGCATCGGCGTCGGCGTGCGACCACGCCAGTCCGCAGCTGTCCAACCCCAGCCCCTTCCACACGCTCCGGCTGGACCTGGTGCTGGAATGTGTGGCCCGCTACCAAACCAAGCAGCGCTGCATGTTCACCTTCGTGTGCGGCCAGCTGTTTCGACGCGATGAGTTTTCCTCTCATTTCAAGAACGTCCACGGGGACATCCACGCCGGGCTCAACGGCTGGATGGAGCAACGCTGCCCTCTAGCCTACTACGGCTGCACCTACTCCCAAAGACGCTTCTGCCCGTCCGTGCAAGGCTTTCGGATCATCCACGACAGGCACCTGGGCTCTTTTGGGGTTCAGCCGGGTCTGCCCCTAAAAAGCGGCGACAAGCTGCCGAGGAGCGCCCGCCGCTTAGGAGCTCATTGCGACCAGTTCAGCAGCCTCCCGTTTGAGGTGCTGCAGCACGTGGCTAGTTTCCTGGACAGCTTCAGCCTGTGTCAGCTCTCCAGGGTGTCCCGCACTATGAGGGACGTCTGTGCCAGCCTGCTGCAGATGCGAGGCATGGTGGTCCTGCTGTGGGAGAAGAAACGGCGGGAAGATGGGTCACCGTCATGGCAGATCACGGACAAG gtgTGGCGCTTCAGCACTGCGTTCGGCACGGTCAACGAGTGGAAGTTTGCCAACATCACCAGCATGGCCGACCACCTGAAGACGTGCAAGTTCAACACGGTGGCGCGGCGCGAGGAGGCTATCCCGCTACCCTGCATGTGCTTCACCCGGGAGCTCACCAAGGAGGGCAGGTGTTTACGCTCGGTCCTCAAGCCCGTGGCCTAA